A single Amphiura filiformis chromosome 19, Afil_fr2py, whole genome shotgun sequence DNA region contains:
- the LOC140141289 gene encoding arginine-binding periplasmic protein-like — MDLAESKENLTTKMDRGTDKMSFMLVVIALLVAVVALVIACVGLGQKGGVTNNYIGGSTDSQGSSSTSLNNEKIWMFAIHHSGLNLEYTDEASGEVRGFNVDLVNAVCRIANKNCQLVQDWYKRCWNRVPGQPAQGGLGLFGRNYDGCVGWHHTYERARVFQFSDPWTQTKPGAFYIKPTNPRKFNWMDLTNRTIGFINGMAFNEHCISRVTQIKGNVLTETQIKSFPSRDELITAVLNEEIDASFDIEEGYKANEDVEQASDDIRDCVVAGMGMMVLKDSLLPQWWNPALKQLMNSVEYRRVCDDLKKKHGHWPGPAPDELCIGY, encoded by the exons atggatttAGCCGAATCCAAAGAGAACCTCACTACCAAGATGGATCGTGGCACGGACAAAATGAGTTTCATGCTGGTGGTCATTGCACTACTGGTAGCCGTGGTTGCACTGGTTATTGCATGTGTTGGGCTTGGACAGAAGGGGGGAGTTACCAATAATTATATTGGTGGGTCTACGGATTCTCAAG GTTCTTCGTCTACGTCACTAAATAATGAGAAGATTTGGATGTTTGCTATTCATCATTCCGGTCTAAACCTTGAATACAC TGACGAGGCGAGTGGGGAAGTGAGAGGATTTAACGTGGATCTGGTCAATGCTG TTTGCAGGATAGCGAATAAAAACTGCCAGTTGGTACAAGATTGGTACAAGCGTTGCTGGAATAGAGTACCGGGTCAGCCCGCTCAAGGTGGACTGGGTTTATTTGGCAGAAATTACGATGGTTGTGTCG GTTGGCATCATACATACGAGCGAGCACGTGTCTTTCAGTTCTCAGACCCTTGGACGCAAACAAAGCCTGGTGCATTTTACATCAAACCAACTAACCCTAGGAAATTCAACTGGATGGATCTCACCAACAGAACCATTGGATTCATCAATGGAATGGCGTTTAATGAACATTGTATTTCAAGAGTGACGCAGATCAAG GGAAATGTTTTAACTGAAACCCAAATCAAGTCATTTCCCTCCAGGGATGAATTAATAACGGCCGTTCTTAATGAAGAG ATAGATGCTAGTTTTGACATAGAAGAAGGTTACAAAGCCAATGAGGATGTGGAGCAAGCATCAGATGACATCCGAGACTGTGTAGTAGCTGGTATGGGTATGATGGTATTGAAGGATAGTCTGCTCCCACAGTGGTGGAACCCAGCATTGAAGCAACTCATGAATTCCGTTGAATACCGACGTGTTTGTGATGATCTCAAGAAAAAGCATG GTCATTGGCCCGGACCAGCGCCGGATGAATTATGCATCGGATATTAA